Proteins co-encoded in one Arachis stenosperma cultivar V10309 chromosome 7, arast.V10309.gnm1.PFL2, whole genome shotgun sequence genomic window:
- the LOC130940461 gene encoding protein P21-like produces MMAITKTLSIFLVLATTYLAAARAAQFDIINKCSYTVWAAAVPTGGGRQLNSGQTWTIQVAAGTTAARIWARTGCSFDGSGNGHCNTGDCGGRLQCSAYGQPPNTLAEFALNQYNNLDFYDISLVDGFNVPMQFSPTSNGCTRSISCTADIIGQCPSPLKTNGGCNNPCTVFKTNQYCCNSGSCSATDYSRYFKTRCPDAYSYPKDDQTSTFTCPGGTNYKVVFCP; encoded by the coding sequence ATGATGGCCATAACCAAAACCCTCTCCATCTTCCTCGTCCTCGCCACCACATACCTCGCTGCTGCCAGGGCAGCACAGTTTGACATAATCAACAAATGCTCCTACACCGTCTGGGCCGCCGCGGTGCCCACCGGAGGCGGCCGGCAGCTTAACTCTGGCCAAACATGGACCATTCAGGTTGCTGCCGGCACGACCGCAGCACGCATTTGGGCCCGAACAGGATGCAGCTTCGACGGTTCAGGAAACGGACACTGCAACACCGGCGACTGCGGCGGTCGGCTCCAGTGCAGCGCATACGGCCAACCACCGAACACGCTGGCAGAATTCGCCCTAAACCAATACAACAACCTGGACTTCTACGACATATCCTTGGTGGACGGTTTCAACGTTCCCATGCAGTTCAGCCCCACCTCAAACGGGTGCACGCGCTCCATTAGCTGCACTGCCGACATCATCGGACAGTGCCCTAGCCCGCTGAAGACTAATGGCGGCTGCAACAACCCTTGCACTGTTTTCAAGACGAATCAGTATTGTTGCAATTCTGGTAGCTGCAGCGCCACTGATTATTCAAGATATTTTAAAACTAGGTGCCCTGACGCATACAGTTACCCTAAGGATGACCAGACAAGCACGTTTACTTGCCCCGGAGGAACCAACTACAAGGTTGTCTTTTGCCCTTGA